In Lacibacter sp. H375, one DNA window encodes the following:
- the fsa gene encoding fructose-6-phosphate aldolase, protein MKFFIDTANLAQIKEANELGILDGVTTNPSLMAKEGITGDAAIQNHYKAICEIVDGDISAEVIATDYAGIIAEGKVLAALHPNIVVKVPMIKDGIKAIKWFSDNGIRTNCTLIFSAGQAILAAKAGATYVSPFVGRIDDSGWDGMQLIQQIANIYAVQGFESEILAASIRNANHIIIAAEMGAHVCTCPLDSILGLLKHPLTDIGLAKFLEDAKKMS, encoded by the coding sequence ATGAAATTTTTTATCGACACAGCTAATTTAGCACAAATCAAAGAAGCAAATGAACTCGGCATACTGGATGGTGTTACCACCAACCCTTCGTTAATGGCGAAAGAAGGAATTACCGGAGATGCAGCTATTCAAAATCATTACAAAGCCATTTGTGAAATAGTGGATGGTGATATTAGTGCAGAAGTAATTGCAACTGATTATGCAGGCATAATTGCAGAGGGAAAAGTGTTAGCCGCTTTGCATCCAAACATTGTTGTAAAAGTTCCCATGATTAAAGATGGTATTAAAGCCATTAAATGGTTTTCGGATAATGGAATCCGAACAAATTGCACATTGATTTTTTCTGCTGGACAAGCCATACTTGCTGCAAAGGCCGGAGCTACTTATGTCTCTCCGTTTGTAGGTCGAATTGACGATAGCGGTTGGGATGGTATGCAATTGATTCAACAGATTGCCAACATTTATGCTGTTCAGGGATTTGAATCAGAGATTCTTGCTGCATCAATCCGTAATGCGAATCATATCATTATTGCAGCTGAAATGGGTGCACATGTTTGTACTTGTCCTTTAGATTCTATTCTGGGTTTATTAAAACATCCGTTAACAGATATTGGATTGGCGAAGTTTTTAGAAGACGCAAAAAAAATGTCATAA
- a CDS encoding transketolase, whose protein sequence is MQIQNLKEIASQVRRDIVRMVHACQSGHPGGSLGCADLVTALYFKEMMIDESRGKDGFLQFSRAGVGEDQFFLSNGHISPLFYSVLARRGYFAVSELATFRKINSRLQGHPATHEHLPGIRIASGSLGQGLSVAAGVAYAKKLKKDTTTVFVLMGDGEQQEGQIWEAAQFAPHYKLDNLVAIVDWNNQQIDGPTEKVMNNRDIKAKYEAFGWATIDLHDGNDLQQVTDALAKARLLEGKGKPIVILMKSEMGFGVDFMMHTHKWHGTAPNDEQLAKALEQLPETLGDY, encoded by the coding sequence ATGCAAATTCAAAACTTAAAAGAAATCGCTTCGCAAGTACGTCGTGATATTGTACGGATGGTACATGCCTGCCAGTCGGGGCATCCGGGTGGCTCACTAGGTTGTGCAGACCTTGTAACTGCATTGTATTTTAAAGAAATGATGATCGATGAATCACGGGGAAAGGATGGGTTTCTGCAATTCTCACGGGCAGGGGTAGGCGAAGATCAGTTCTTTTTGTCTAACGGTCATATCTCGCCCTTGTTTTATTCAGTATTGGCACGGCGTGGATACTTTGCCGTTAGTGAGCTGGCTACGTTTAGAAAAATCAATTCACGTTTGCAAGGTCATCCTGCAACACATGAACACTTGCCAGGTATCCGCATTGCGTCGGGCTCATTGGGTCAGGGACTGTCGGTAGCTGCCGGGGTTGCTTATGCAAAAAAACTAAAGAAAGATACTACAACCGTTTTTGTATTAATGGGAGATGGTGAGCAACAGGAAGGACAGATTTGGGAGGCTGCACAGTTTGCACCACATTATAAACTGGATAACCTGGTTGCAATTGTAGACTGGAATAATCAACAGATCGACGGCCCTACAGAAAAAGTAATGAACAATCGTGATATAAAAGCAAAATACGAAGCATTCGGATGGGCAACGATTGATCTGCATGATGGCAACGATCTGCAGCAGGTTACAGATGCTTTAGCCAAAGCAAGATTGCTGGAAGGGAAGGGTAAACCGATTGTTATTTTAATGAAATCGGAAATGGGTTTTGGTGTTGATTTTATGATGCACACGCATAAATGGCATGGTACAGCACCCAATGATGAGCAGCTTGCAAAAGCACTGGAGCAATTACCCGAAACCTTAGGCGATTATTAA
- a CDS encoding Rieske 2Fe-2S domain-containing protein, whose amino-acid sequence MSTAYSAVGWNRQKKIYDGWIAAFCISYLALFISLTLLFNSEATFETILIRSTSTLAVLLLHIILSIGPLTRLNKKFMPLLYNRRHLGVTMFSFSAVHGIFGIIQFHSLSNTNPLLSLFLSNTNYGSIPAFPFQALGFFALIIFFLMAITSHDFWLHNLSPIVWKTLHMFVYAAYILVVMHVMLGVIQYEKNPVFVLILFTGSASLIILHLLAGLKERKIDKMKFKLQEDGFVYVCEADEIEDSRAKIFCIDQERIAVYRHEQKLYAIHNVCKHQGGPLGEGKIVDGCITCPWHGYQYLPHNGQSPPPFKERVSTYDVRVNHNKVWLNPIAFAEGTEREGALL is encoded by the coding sequence ATGAGTACCGCATATAGTGCTGTCGGCTGGAACCGGCAAAAGAAAATTTATGATGGATGGATCGCAGCATTCTGCATCAGCTATCTTGCTTTGTTCATTTCACTTACATTACTGTTTAATAGCGAAGCAACATTCGAAACAATACTGATCAGAAGCACTTCTACCCTTGCGGTGTTGTTACTACACATCATTCTTTCTATTGGTCCACTAACAAGATTGAACAAAAAGTTCATGCCTTTACTCTACAACAGAAGACATCTTGGAGTAACGATGTTCTCCTTTTCAGCGGTACATGGTATTTTCGGCATCATCCAGTTTCATTCGCTGAGCAACACCAATCCACTCCTTTCTTTATTTCTGTCTAATACAAATTATGGGTCAATTCCGGCATTCCCATTCCAGGCCTTAGGATTTTTTGCTTTGATTATTTTCTTTTTAATGGCCATTACCAGTCATGATTTCTGGCTACACAATCTTTCCCCAATTGTCTGGAAAACATTGCACATGTTTGTGTATGCAGCTTATATACTGGTGGTGATGCATGTCATGCTGGGAGTCATTCAATATGAAAAGAATCCGGTGTTTGTACTTATCCTGTTTACCGGTTCGGCTTCGCTGATCATTCTTCACCTGCTTGCAGGACTAAAAGAAAGAAAGATCGATAAGATGAAGTTTAAACTGCAAGAGGATGGTTTTGTGTATGTGTGTGAAGCAGATGAAATTGAAGACAGCCGTGCAAAAATATTCTGTATTGATCAGGAACGCATCGCTGTGTACAGGCATGAACAAAAATTATACGCAATTCACAATGTATGCAAACACCAGGGCGGGCCATTAGGTGAAGGAAAGATCGTTGATGGCTGTATTACATGTCCCTGGCATGGTTATCAATACCTGCCACATAACGGGCAATCGCCACCACCTTTTAAAGAAAGAGTAAGCACATATGATGTGCGTGTGAATCATAATAAAGTATGGTTAAACCCAATTGCGTTTGCTGAAGGAACTGAACGTGAAGGAGCATTGTTATAA
- a CDS encoding GlcG/HbpS family heme-binding protein, whose translation MKKIIVFLFAVCAVTITNAQVTQHNISLESAKLIVTEAVNFAKSVNAPGGAIAIVDNGGNLVYLERLDGTFAAASEVATKKANTSALFKAPSSRLENSINGGRGALITVGHTFLQGGIPILFEGQVIGAIGVSGSASAQQDEDIANAGAKIKLSK comes from the coding sequence ATGAAAAAGATCATTGTATTCCTGTTCGCTGTATGCGCTGTAACAATTACAAATGCACAAGTAACGCAACACAATATTTCACTGGAATCGGCAAAGCTGATCGTAACAGAAGCAGTGAACTTTGCAAAATCGGTAAATGCGCCTGGTGGTGCGATTGCCATCGTTGATAATGGCGGCAATCTTGTGTACCTCGAACGGTTGGATGGAACGTTTGCAGCAGCAAGTGAAGTGGCAACAAAAAAAGCAAATACTTCTGCATTATTCAAAGCACCTTCTTCACGACTTGAAAATTCAATCAACGGTGGACGAGGTGCATTAATCACTGTTGGACATACATTTCTGCAAGGTGGTATTCCCATTCTTTTTGAAGGACAGGTGATCGGTGCAATTGGTGTAAGCGGAAGTGCCAGTGCTCAACAGGATGAAGATATTGCCAACGCTGGCGCAAAAATCAAGCTTAGTAAATAA
- a CDS encoding YHS domain-containing (seleno)protein: MRIVKKPVAVEQAIKEKRIEERVISIVFTLTMLLIGLFVSISSHAQKQNGKYFNNVDASGVILDGYDAVAFFTDNKPVKGNAAFQFNYQDAVYYFASQEHLDLFKADPEKYKPQFGGWCAYAVSLGRIAPIDVNTFSIVNGRLFIQHNQRAVNGWNKDVPSNIILADKYWPNVAAHHGKQITTDEEKQYYNNTDKDGVIMDGYDPVAYFTDKKAVKGSSEFSARYNGATFYFTSQQHADMFKEHPDMFAPLYGSFCGYAMAFARRRPVNPEYWNIVDGHLILQHSKGAWELFNKDIPKFKAEADVKWPPIKEQNAGKKVKYDKPV, from the coding sequence ATGCGAATAGTTAAAAAGCCTGTGGCTGTTGAGCAGGCCATCAAAGAAAAACGTATTGAAGAACGTGTGATCAGTATTGTATTTACATTGACAATGTTGCTGATCGGTTTGTTTGTTAGTATTAGCAGTCATGCACAAAAGCAAAACGGTAAATACTTTAATAATGTAGATGCAAGTGGCGTGATCCTCGATGGTTATGATGCTGTGGCGTTCTTTACAGATAATAAACCAGTAAAGGGAAATGCAGCCTTTCAGTTTAACTACCAGGATGCAGTTTATTATTTTGCTTCGCAGGAACACCTCGATCTGTTTAAAGCTGATCCTGAAAAATACAAACCGCAATTTGGCGGATGGTGTGCTTATGCCGTTTCATTAGGCCGTATTGCACCAATTGATGTGAATACATTCTCGATTGTAAATGGTCGATTATTTATTCAGCACAACCAACGTGCAGTAAATGGTTGGAACAAAGATGTGCCGTCGAATATTATCCTTGCTGATAAATACTGGCCAAATGTAGCAGCCCATCACGGTAAACAAATTACGACCGATGAAGAAAAACAGTATTACAATAATACAGACAAAGATGGTGTGATCATGGATGGGTATGATCCTGTTGCTTACTTCACCGATAAAAAAGCGGTGAAAGGCTCATCTGAATTTTCAGCCCGTTATAATGGTGCTACTTTCTATTTCACATCACAGCAACATGCAGATATGTTTAAAGAGCATCCTGATATGTTTGCGCCTTTATATGGTTCGTTCTGCGGTTATGCAATGGCGTTTGCAAGACGAAGACCTGTTAATCCTGAGTATTGGAATATTGTTGATGGTCATTTGATATTGCAACATTCAAAAGGAGCATGGGAGCTATTTAATAAAGACATTCCTAAGTTCAAAGCCGAAGCTGATGTAAAATGGCCGCCCATCAAAGAACAAAATGCAGGTAAGAAAGTGAAATATGACAAACCTGTTTAA
- a CDS encoding SDR family NAD(P)-dependent oxidoreductase gives MKTAIVTGATGNLGQAVVRKFIEEGYYVVGTVIPNDPVQLDFPAHQYEAVTVDLLDEGAASAFVSSVIEEHGAIDAAVLTVGGFAMGSIADTASADILKQYKLNFETVYHVARPVFVQMMTQKAGRIFMIGSKPGLSAANSKGMTAYGLAKSLVIRLAEMMNVEAKGTNVVANLVVPSTIDTPQNRKSMPDADVSKWVKAEDIANIIYYHSSDEGAILRETVIKVYGNG, from the coding sequence ATGAAAACAGCAATAGTTACAGGTGCTACCGGAAATCTTGGTCAGGCCGTAGTAAGAAAATTTATTGAAGAAGGATATTATGTGGTGGGCACTGTTATTCCAAACGATCCTGTGCAATTAGATTTTCCTGCTCATCAATACGAAGCTGTAACAGTTGATCTTTTAGATGAAGGTGCGGCTTCGGCTTTTGTATCATCAGTTATTGAAGAGCATGGAGCAATTGATGCAGCTGTATTAACAGTGGGCGGCTTTGCAATGGGTTCTATTGCTGATACGGCATCAGCTGATATTCTAAAGCAATACAAATTAAATTTTGAAACAGTTTATCATGTTGCCCGTCCGGTGTTTGTGCAAATGATGACACAAAAAGCAGGACGGATATTTATGATTGGATCAAAACCAGGCTTGTCTGCAGCAAACAGCAAAGGCATGACAGCTTATGGTCTTGCAAAATCATTGGTTATTCGTTTGGCTGAAATGATGAATGTTGAAGCGAAAGGAACGAACGTTGTAGCAAACCTCGTTGTGCCCAGCACCATCGATACGCCGCAAAATCGAAAATCAATGCCTGATGCTGATGTCAGCAAATGGGTGAAGGCAGAAGATATTGCCAATATCATTTACTATCATAGCAGCGATGAAGGTGCCATACTTCGTGAAACAGTGATAAAAGTTTATGGTAACGGTTGA
- a CDS encoding transketolase family protein, translating to MKKYIYTEKKDTRSGFGAGMAELGKLNPNVVALCADLVASLKLDAFIKENPGRFVQCGIAEANMIGVAAGLAVSGYIPFATTFANFGSGRVYDQIRQSVAYSGTNVKIAVSHAGLTLGEDGATHQILEDLAMMRAMPEMTVINPCDYNQTKAATIALAEHVGPAYLRFGRPVVPVFTDAHQKFEIGKAWMVNEGKDVSIIATGHLVWEAILAGELLEKEGIDAEIINIHTIKPLDEEAILKSAAKTKCVVTAEEHQLNGGLGDAVCQLLSRNAPTPVEMIGVNNSFGESGTPAQLMEKYGLNAASIVEKVMKVMSRK from the coding sequence ATGAAAAAGTATATATACACAGAAAAAAAAGATACAAGATCCGGTTTTGGTGCAGGCATGGCGGAATTAGGGAAACTTAATCCAAATGTTGTTGCACTGTGTGCCGATCTTGTTGCTTCATTGAAACTTGATGCGTTCATCAAAGAAAATCCCGGCCGATTTGTTCAGTGCGGAATTGCTGAAGCAAACATGATTGGTGTTGCCGCAGGTTTGGCTGTTTCTGGATATATTCCGTTTGCTACAACATTTGCAAATTTCGGTTCGGGAAGAGTGTACGATCAGATCCGCCAGAGTGTTGCGTATTCGGGCACGAATGTAAAAATTGCAGTATCGCATGCGGGATTAACATTGGGTGAAGATGGTGCAACACATCAGATTCTGGAAGACTTAGCGATGATGCGTGCAATGCCGGAAATGACAGTGATCAATCCATGCGATTATAATCAAACAAAAGCGGCAACCATTGCTTTGGCTGAACATGTTGGCCCGGCATATTTACGTTTTGGCCGTCCGGTAGTTCCTGTATTTACAGATGCCCATCAAAAATTTGAGATCGGTAAAGCGTGGATGGTGAACGAAGGAAAAGATGTGAGCATTATTGCAACCGGTCATTTGGTGTGGGAAGCAATTCTTGCAGGCGAACTGTTAGAAAAAGAAGGGATTGATGCAGAGATCATCAACATACATACAATTAAACCACTCGATGAAGAAGCCATACTGAAATCGGCAGCTAAAACAAAATGTGTGGTTACTGCAGAAGAGCATCAATTGAATGGAGGCTTGGGTGATGCCGTTTGTCAATTGTTGAGTCGTAATGCACCAACACCTGTTGAAATGATTGGTGTAAATAATTCGTTTGGTGAAAGCGGAACACCTGCCCAGCTAATGGAAAAATATGGTTTAAATGCAGCTAGCATTGTGGAGAAGGTAATGAAGGTAATGAGCCGAAAATAA
- a CDS encoding SMP-30/gluconolactonase/LRE family protein yields the protein MSKIYKIIKIQIILFLLLLIGIAVFSQETRQLAVDKPFAVADLKTTDGAALLNAKWFAQPAHIVNTSFKQPGPGTNGDQLKLYPTGAAIQTNQLHPQIGAVDFEKGFKPVATTELENRQGAGLFSFVWYKTELTIPASIGTTSTKDMTAVFEITVDDYSEIWVNGKQHQSFGQSGNGVIAGYNTRNRVVLTNHATGGEKFVIYILGINGTIGKLPDNYIWVRNAVVDFYKNGLPVKKEWADVGKIYTINQQLNKIITAGTKVEKVADGFSFTEGPVWHPDGYLLFSDPNTNTIYRYDPSTHNVTVYMSHSGYSGTDIGEYGQPGSNGLAIDKEGRLIVAQHGNRRIIRHEKKGPVTILADKIDGKRFNSPNDVVLKSDGTVYFTDPPYGLPSFYTDKRKETEWQGIYMIKNGKVQLVSTDLGGPNGLAFSPDEKYFYATNWDIRDIHTTKTIWRYEVQPDGTLKNGKVFFDFNFTEDEEALDGLKIDKEGNLFVSAPGGLWILSPDAKILGKVVTPERPANMAWGDDGKSLYMTAHSSIYKMRVNIGGKFSWE from the coding sequence ATGAGCAAGATCTACAAAATCATTAAAATACAGATCATCCTGTTTTTATTACTACTCATCGGCATTGCTGTGTTTTCGCAGGAAACAAGACAGCTTGCTGTAGATAAGCCGTTTGCCGTTGCTGACCTTAAAACAACTGACGGTGCTGCATTGCTGAATGCGAAATGGTTTGCACAACCGGCGCATATTGTCAACACTTCCTTTAAACAACCTGGGCCCGGTACCAATGGAGATCAATTAAAATTATATCCGACCGGTGCAGCCATTCAAACAAATCAACTACATCCGCAAATAGGTGCAGTTGATTTTGAAAAAGGGTTTAAACCTGTTGCCACAACTGAATTGGAAAACAGGCAGGGCGCAGGTTTATTTTCTTTTGTTTGGTATAAAACTGAACTTACTATTCCTGCAAGTATTGGTACAACATCAACAAAAGACATGACAGCTGTTTTTGAAATTACAGTTGATGATTACAGTGAGATATGGGTGAATGGAAAACAACATCAAAGCTTTGGACAAAGTGGTAACGGAGTGATAGCAGGTTACAACACACGTAACCGTGTAGTGTTAACCAATCATGCTACAGGAGGAGAAAAATTTGTTATCTACATTCTGGGTATCAATGGAACAATAGGAAAACTTCCAGACAATTACATCTGGGTGCGCAATGCAGTTGTTGATTTTTATAAAAACGGATTGCCTGTTAAAAAGGAGTGGGCTGATGTTGGAAAAATTTATACCATCAATCAACAACTGAATAAGATCATTACTGCAGGAACCAAAGTTGAGAAAGTAGCAGATGGATTTTCATTTACTGAAGGACCTGTTTGGCATCCCGATGGTTATCTATTATTCAGTGATCCCAATACAAATACAATTTACCGTTACGATCCTTCAACACATAATGTAACGGTTTACATGAGTCATAGTGGTTATAGTGGTACAGATATTGGTGAGTATGGTCAACCAGGCAGCAATGGTTTGGCAATTGATAAAGAAGGACGATTAATTGTTGCACAACATGGTAACCGTCGTATCATTCGTCATGAAAAGAAAGGACCTGTTACAATATTGGCCGATAAGATTGATGGGAAACGATTCAATAGTCCAAACGATGTTGTGTTGAAAAGTGATGGTACTGTTTATTTTACTGATCCACCTTATGGGTTGCCATCTTTCTATACGGACAAGCGAAAGGAAACAGAGTGGCAGGGAATTTATATGATCAAAAACGGGAAAGTACAATTGGTATCAACTGATCTCGGCGGGCCTAATGGTCTTGCTTTTTCACCCGATGAAAAATATTTCTATGCAACCAACTGGGATATCCGTGATATTCATACAACAAAAACCATTTGGCGATACGAGGTGCAGCCCGATGGCACATTAAAGAATGGCAAAGTGTTTTTCGATTTTAATTTTACAGAAGATGAAGAAGCGCTTGATGGGTTAAAGATCGATAAAGAAGGAAATCTGTTTGTGTCAGCACCGGGCGGTTTATGGATACTGTCTCCCGACGCAAAGATCTTGGGCAAGGTTGTTACGCCTGAACGTCCCGCAAATATGGCTTGGGGCGATGATGGAAAATCATTGTACATGACGGCACACAGCAGTATTTACAAAATGCGGGTAAACATCGGCGGTAAGTTCAGTTGGGAATAA
- a CDS encoding phosphopantothenoylcysteine decarboxylase has protein sequence MLQGKNILITAGPTREAIDPVRYISNHSSGKMGYAIADVCLQQGANVTLVSGPVCISLSHENLTLVQVQSANEMYLACCRYFEEADIVVFAAAVADYRPAIIAQQKIKKSDEEFFIRMVKNIDIAYEFGQIKQSHQLSVGFALETNNELQHAIGKLEKKNFDMVVLNSMNDAQAGFGFDTNKISIIRKDQTMVEFDLKPKSDVAIDIVEEAARLYKAKENSVRSLV, from the coding sequence ATGCTACAAGGGAAAAATATACTTATTACTGCCGGCCCAACCAGGGAAGCAATTGATCCGGTGCGTTATATCAGCAATCATTCTTCAGGCAAAATGGGATATGCTATCGCTGATGTTTGTTTACAGCAGGGTGCGAATGTTACACTTGTATCAGGCCCGGTGTGCATTTCGCTTTCGCATGAAAATTTAACGTTGGTTCAGGTGCAATCAGCCAATGAAATGTACCTGGCTTGTTGCCGTTATTTTGAAGAAGCAGATATTGTTGTGTTTGCAGCGGCAGTTGCTGACTACCGTCCGGCAATCATTGCACAACAGAAGATCAAAAAGTCAGACGAAGAGTTTTTTATCCGCATGGTAAAGAATATTGATATTGCTTATGAGTTTGGACAGATCAAACAATCACATCAACTTTCAGTTGGCTTTGCATTAGAAACAAATAATGAACTGCAGCATGCTATCGGTAAACTGGAGAAAAAGAATTTTGATATGGTTGTTCTCAATTCGATGAATGATGCACAGGCAGGATTTGGTTTCGATACGAATAAGATCAGTATCATCCGTAAAGATCAAACAATGGTTGAATTTGATCTGAAACCAAAGAGTGATGTGGCCATAGATATTGTAGAGGAAGCCGCCAGGCTTTACAAAGCCAAAGAGAATTCTGTACGGTCACTTGTTTAA